The Pseudanabaena galeata CCNP1313 genome includes a region encoding these proteins:
- a CDS encoding GspE/PulE family protein, producing MNTSDQAPTTAASRNKTKALAKRGGRTPFESKLIQAGHATSDQFDRAVKDSQEQNVPFLSVLEQILGQQLAPDITRYYKRQQLFELRVLYGLEPIDPDVEIDKFDIPTLSTLLDSNIIPISTCRDCEVLPLVKTENSITIAVVSPDSYKVQNEIARLLKNITIVRRVISREDFHRTFDNIVQFQVNKSAKAEGAISDEDLQIKDDVFSEDITGADDGDELMVGGENSAPIISLVDKILVKALKEGCSDIHIEPQEKDLCIRLRKDGVLREYFFLSEGKRLPRNIVNAVISRFKIISNLNIAEKRVPQDGKLKRNFQGRRVDFRVNTCPTQNGEKVVLRILDNSNTQLGLNKLISDPESLELMQSFAKRPYGLILVTGPTGSGKTTTLYSTLAECNDPGINISTAEDPVEYNLPGLTQCQVLREKGMTFASILRAFLRQDPDVILVGETRDAETAKTAIEAALTGHLVLTTLHTNDAPSSIARLEEMGVEPFMASTAIIGVLAQRLLRRICDNCRIPYNPSQEELDRFGLPSSDLEKTFYRANIVNREAMLPGQRVCPKCSGSGYKGRAGVYEIMKMTERLQSAINKGATTEVIKEIAVQEGMKTLMAYAFDLVRNGATTLDEVLRVVYTDKGREAEERARRGKGLECDNCDAMLTPETVECPYCTTPRTF from the coding sequence ATGAATACATCAGATCAAGCGCCAACCACTGCCGCAAGCAGAAACAAAACTAAAGCTCTGGCAAAACGGGGAGGTCGAACTCCCTTCGAGAGCAAACTGATTCAAGCAGGACATGCCACCTCAGACCAGTTCGATCGCGCTGTCAAAGATAGCCAAGAACAAAATGTTCCATTCCTCAGCGTCCTAGAGCAAATTCTGGGGCAGCAACTAGCTCCAGACATTACCCGCTATTACAAGCGCCAACAACTTTTTGAACTGCGGGTTCTTTACGGGCTAGAACCGATCGATCCCGATGTCGAAATTGACAAGTTTGACATTCCTACTCTCAGCACCTTACTTGACTCCAACATTATTCCAATTTCCACTTGTCGGGACTGCGAAGTATTGCCGCTAGTTAAGACTGAAAATAGCATTACGATCGCTGTAGTCTCTCCCGACAGCTACAAAGTCCAAAATGAGATTGCTCGCCTACTTAAAAACATCACAATCGTTCGGCGCGTGATCTCCCGTGAAGATTTTCATCGCACCTTTGACAATATTGTCCAATTTCAAGTTAACAAGAGTGCTAAGGCTGAAGGAGCAATCAGCGACGAAGATCTTCAAATCAAAGATGATGTTTTTAGTGAAGATATCACTGGGGCAGATGATGGCGATGAACTCATGGTGGGCGGCGAAAATTCCGCTCCAATCATCAGTCTCGTCGATAAAATTCTCGTTAAAGCGCTCAAAGAAGGATGTTCAGATATCCACATCGAACCACAAGAAAAAGACCTTTGCATCCGTCTTCGTAAAGATGGAGTACTGCGCGAATACTTCTTCCTGAGTGAAGGCAAGCGCTTACCACGTAACATCGTCAATGCTGTTATCTCGCGCTTTAAGATTATCTCCAACCTGAATATTGCTGAAAAGCGCGTTCCTCAAGATGGCAAACTGAAGCGCAACTTCCAAGGTCGGCGGGTGGATTTCCGCGTCAATACCTGTCCCACTCAAAATGGGGAAAAAGTAGTTTTGCGGATTCTGGATAACTCCAATACGCAACTTGGACTTAATAAACTGATTAGCGATCCCGAAAGCTTAGAACTGATGCAAAGCTTTGCCAAACGTCCCTATGGATTGATCTTGGTTACAGGTCCCACAGGTTCAGGCAAGACTACCACCCTATACTCGACCCTTGCTGAATGTAATGATCCTGGTATCAACATCAGTACTGCTGAAGATCCTGTTGAATATAACTTACCTGGTCTGACCCAGTGCCAAGTGCTGCGTGAAAAGGGAATGACATTTGCGAGCATTCTCCGTGCCTTCTTACGACAAGATCCTGACGTAATCCTTGTTGGTGAAACCAGAGATGCAGAAACAGCAAAAACAGCGATCGAAGCTGCGCTAACAGGGCACTTAGTTCTCACGACATTACACACCAACGACGCGCCTAGCAGTATTGCTCGTCTGGAAGAAATGGGCGTAGAGCCATTTATGGCAAGTACCGCGATCATTGGTGTTCTTGCCCAACGTCTCCTTCGCCGAATCTGTGACAACTGCCGCATCCCCTATAACCCTAGCCAAGAAGAACTCGATCGCTTCGGTTTACCCAGCAGCGATCTCGAAAAAACCTTCTATCGAGCCAACATCGTTAACCGCGAAGCCATGCTACCTGGACAACGAGTATGTCCAAAATGTAGTGGGTCTGGGTATAAAGGTCGAGCAGGTGTCTATGAGATCATGAAAATGACCGAACGCTTGCAAAGTGCCATCAACAAAGGCGCAACAACCGAAGTAATTAAAGAAATTGCTGTCCAAGAGGGCATGAAGACTCTGATGGCATATGCTTTTGACTTGGTGCGAAATGGAGCAACGACTCTAGACGAAGTGCTGCGAGTCGTATATACAGACAAAGGACGTGAAGCAGAAGAACGCGCCCGACGCGGTAAAGGGCTGGAATGTGACAACTGTGATGCTATGCTCACACCCGAAACAGTTGAATGCCCGTACTGTACAACGCCTCGAACTTTCTAA
- a CDS encoding 2Fe-2S iron-sulfur cluster-binding protein: protein MSYHIRIHDRQNDKLYEADIEGDRYILDSLEDQGIKLPFSCLNGACTACAMRVKSGQIDQHEVIGLSKTLQDEGYALICSGYALSDLDLETQDEDEVYRLQFGNFFAKRKRHWFQFGIPIDHD from the coding sequence ATGTCCTACCACATTCGCATTCACGATCGCCAAAACGATAAACTCTATGAAGCTGATATCGAAGGCGATCGCTATATTCTTGACTCTTTAGAAGATCAAGGTATTAAACTGCCTTTTTCCTGCTTGAATGGTGCTTGTACAGCTTGCGCGATGCGGGTCAAGTCAGGGCAAATCGATCAACATGAGGTAATCGGTTTATCCAAAACCTTACAAGATGAAGGATACGCACTTATTTGCTCAGGTTATGCCCTATCAGATTTAGATCTAGAAACCCAAGATGAGGATGAAGTCTATCGGTTACAGTTCGGCAATTTCTTTGCCAAACGCAAGCGCCATTGGTTTCAGTTTGGTATTCCCATTGATCATGACTAA
- a CDS encoding D-alanyl-lipoteichoic acid biosynthesis protein DltD: MEITSSLDANPLLTPSPDSSTDAGTDANQPSRLPNHQLSAPTIKPTLIQESSPSILTEELAGIKLSHTKQKGDCLYLYSQDREVNCATKILEAIAPSTQDLESSVLYAEGIHRLKLHGNAWALGLDLPIAPSAIIAAEIIAALLTSFRQDPQLAPKLAQTKLKLLLQNNCLNLLCETRSAILQAEIALPMLNTLRTVSASEYFQSVTVSSRVIGEKKPSWSFEIDLLAIGLQNSNDDELSTIENEQEQSIEFIGEDVEEANAWQKLSGYSGTKILAVGQAIFGLKWLGQTEPKMLSLSACMASLAIGIATTIVVDRTLSNYAQPDQSTKLIIADSKIDVSVNQPETSPEKGFTNKPAPNFNIALFNEKLSLLDWQTTNKQRSPEVLIVGSSRALRGIEPKTLEKTLITKGYKNVSVFNLGIDGATAKVVNLQITQILSPSQLPRLIIWADGLRAFNSSRKDLTYEEITASVGYTQLQETLKDKNRNLEPIANQNAIATTSPNPITTSFDLLFTTFSKRQEIRTSLVQKFDRNTQMLSNSEALIAATMPSTVTALDPKGFVAFDVTFDPNTYFQKFPQVPGDYDLDYRNFETNGSQFEAFANVVDFCRRNNIELLVVNMPLHATYLDQIRTQYEAIFNGRMQELALREGFTYLDLSQAIINQSDLFSDPSHLNKKGAIAISQLLAQNPKVRWQVLPKNGK, translated from the coding sequence ATTAGCAGGAATCAAACTTTCCCATACCAAACAAAAAGGGGATTGCTTATATCTCTATAGTCAAGATCGAGAAGTCAACTGTGCAACTAAGATATTAGAGGCGATCGCCCCAAGCACACAGGATTTAGAAAGTTCAGTTTTATATGCCGAAGGAATCCACCGTCTGAAGTTGCATGGCAATGCATGGGCGTTGGGACTGGATTTGCCGATCGCCCCATCGGCAATCATCGCTGCTGAAATTATTGCCGCATTACTGACCAGCTTCCGTCAAGATCCGCAACTAGCCCCAAAACTTGCTCAAACTAAGCTGAAGTTGCTGCTCCAAAATAACTGTCTCAATTTACTATGTGAGACGCGCAGTGCGATTTTGCAAGCAGAGATCGCACTGCCTATGTTAAATACTTTGCGAACCGTGAGTGCATCGGAATATTTTCAATCAGTGACAGTATCCAGCCGCGTCATCGGTGAGAAAAAACCGAGTTGGTCGTTTGAAATTGACTTGCTAGCGATCGGTCTACAGAACTCTAATGATGACGAACTATCAACGATAGAAAATGAACAAGAGCAAAGCATTGAGTTTATTGGTGAAGATGTAGAGGAAGCTAATGCTTGGCAGAAACTAAGTGGATATTCAGGGACGAAAATACTTGCGGTCGGACAAGCCATTTTTGGATTGAAATGGCTAGGGCAGACTGAACCGAAAATGCTCTCTTTATCTGCTTGTATGGCAAGCTTAGCGATCGGTATTGCTACAACAATCGTGGTTGATCGGACGCTGAGTAATTATGCTCAACCCGATCAGTCAACCAAGCTGATCATTGCTGACTCCAAAATTGATGTGTCAGTAAATCAACCCGAAACTTCTCCCGAAAAAGGGTTTACCAATAAGCCTGCTCCTAATTTTAATATTGCTTTATTCAATGAGAAATTATCTCTTCTTGATTGGCAGACAACAAATAAACAGCGATCGCCTGAAGTTTTAATTGTGGGTAGTTCGCGGGCTTTACGGGGCATCGAACCAAAAACCTTAGAAAAAACGCTGATCACCAAAGGCTACAAAAATGTCAGCGTCTTTAATCTCGGTATTGATGGCGCAACCGCTAAGGTGGTGAACTTGCAAATTACGCAAATACTCTCACCATCTCAACTACCGCGTCTAATTATTTGGGCTGATGGATTGAGAGCTTTTAATAGTAGTCGCAAAGATCTTACCTATGAGGAAATTACGGCTTCGGTTGGCTATACGCAATTGCAGGAAACTCTCAAAGATAAAAATCGGAATCTTGAGCCTATAGCTAACCAAAATGCGATCGCTACCACATCACCAAATCCGATCACCACATCCTTTGACCTTCTGTTTACTACCTTTTCCAAACGGCAAGAAATTCGGACTTCGTTAGTCCAGAAATTTGATCGCAATACGCAAATGCTCAGTAATAGCGAAGCCCTGATTGCGGCGACCATGCCCAGCACCGTTACCGCCCTTGACCCCAAAGGCTTTGTTGCGTTTGATGTCACCTTCGATCCCAACACCTATTTTCAAAAATTTCCCCAAGTCCCAGGGGATTACGATCTGGACTATCGCAATTTTGAGACCAATGGCTCCCAATTCGAGGCTTTTGCCAATGTAGTTGATTTTTGTCGCCGCAATAATATTGAGCTTTTGGTCGTGAATATGCCCTTACATGCCACCTATCTCGATCAAATTCGTACTCAATATGAGGCTATTTTCAATGGTCGAATGCAAGAACTCGCCTTACGTGAAGGCTTTACCTATCTCGATCTTTCCCAAGCGATTATCAATCAATCCGACCTTTTTTCAGACCCCAGCCACTTAAACAAAAAAGGAGCGATCGCCATCTCTCAACTGCTTGCTCAAAACCCCAAAGTCCGATGGCAAGTCCTCCCTAAGAACGGGAAATAG
- a CDS encoding type IV pilus twitching motility protein PilT, whose translation MDYIIEDLMEEVVERKGSDLHISAGLPPYIRINGHLTRTDRDPLTPEETQRLIFAMLNNNQRKALEQNWELDCSYGVKGLARFRVNVYKDRGTYAACLRALSSKIPDMDDLNLPPIVRELSEKPRGLVLVTGPTGSGKTTTLAAMIQTINKTRAEHILTVEDPIEFVYESVKSVIHQRQVGEDTKTFANALKAALREDPDVILVGEMRDLETIQLAVSAAETGHLVFGTLHTSSASQTVDRMVDVFPPEQQGQIRVQLSNSLVAVLSQTLVQRHNPQPGQFGRVMAQEIMVVTPAISNLIREGKTAQMYGFIQTGGKESMQTLESVLAKLYMDGDITFEAAMSKTSRPEELLRVVGPNPAPVMKRKATGDLRSPDMIKSRSISG comes from the coding sequence ATGGACTACATCATTGAAGACTTGATGGAAGAGGTGGTAGAACGCAAAGGTTCTGACCTCCACATTTCCGCAGGACTTCCCCCTTACATCCGTATTAATGGTCACCTCACCCGTACCGATCGCGATCCACTTACCCCAGAAGAAACTCAGCGATTGATTTTTGCGATGCTGAATAACAATCAGCGTAAAGCCCTTGAACAAAACTGGGAGTTAGACTGCTCCTATGGGGTTAAGGGACTTGCAAGATTTCGGGTGAATGTTTATAAAGATCGGGGAACCTATGCTGCTTGTCTACGGGCGCTTTCTTCTAAGATTCCTGATATGGACGATCTCAACTTGCCGCCCATTGTTCGTGAACTCAGTGAAAAGCCGCGTGGACTAGTGCTAGTTACAGGCCCCACGGGTTCAGGTAAAACCACGACCTTAGCCGCAATGATCCAAACGATCAATAAAACTCGTGCCGAACATATTCTCACGGTTGAAGATCCGATTGAATTTGTCTATGAATCCGTCAAAAGTGTGATCCACCAGCGTCAAGTCGGGGAAGACACTAAAACCTTTGCAAATGCATTAAAAGCGGCGCTGCGGGAAGATCCAGATGTAATTCTCGTGGGTGAAATGCGTGATTTAGAAACGATTCAGTTAGCCGTATCCGCCGCCGAAACAGGACATCTTGTATTTGGGACATTACATACCAGTTCTGCTTCGCAGACGGTAGATCGCATGGTGGATGTATTCCCACCTGAGCAACAGGGACAAATTCGCGTACAGCTTTCTAACTCCCTTGTGGCTGTATTGAGCCAAACCCTTGTCCAGCGACATAATCCACAACCAGGGCAGTTTGGGCGCGTGATGGCTCAGGAAATTATGGTGGTCACACCTGCGATCTCCAACCTCATCCGTGAAGGTAAAACTGCACAAATGTATGGCTTTATCCAAACAGGTGGTAAAGAATCAATGCAAACTCTTGAATCGGTGTTGGCAAAGTTATATATGGATGGCGACATTACCTTTGAAGCAGCAATGTCGAAGACTTCGCGTCCTGAAGAATTATTGCGTGTAGTTGGACCAAATCCTGCTCCTGTAATGAAGCGAAAAGCAACTGGAGATTTGCGATCGCCAGACATGATCAAATCGCGGTCAATTAGCGGTTAA
- a CDS encoding pentapeptide repeat-containing protein, giving the protein MKTKLFAILAVIGIGWAMPLEAFDPVQVQQLLQTKQCAGCDLTNANLAGTDLSQSHLIGASLMGANLSGANLTNANLEGADLTGAKLETANLTKAFLTNAILDDTNLKGANFTNAVLIHANLRRANINNAIFKNANVNGADFTGTNYSLATSEE; this is encoded by the coding sequence ATGAAAACTAAATTATTTGCAATTTTGGCTGTGATTGGAATTGGGTGGGCTATGCCTTTAGAGGCTTTTGATCCTGTCCAAGTTCAACAACTACTGCAAACCAAACAATGTGCAGGTTGCGATTTAACTAACGCAAATCTTGCAGGTACTGATTTGAGCCAATCGCACTTAATCGGCGCATCTCTCATGGGAGCAAACTTAAGTGGGGCTAATCTCACCAATGCTAATTTGGAGGGTGCTGATCTTACAGGTGCAAAGCTAGAAACAGCAAATCTCACCAAAGCTTTTTTGACCAATGCTATTCTCGATGACACCAATTTAAAGGGTGCTAATTTTACTAACGCTGTGTTAATCCATGCGAACTTACGCAGAGCAAATATTAACAATGCCATCTTCAAAAATGCCAACGTGAACGGTGCTGACTTTACTGGTACAAATTACAGTCTAGCTACCAGTGAGGAATAA
- a CDS encoding type II secretion system F family protein encodes MAKFKGTLKDSQGRSVQQTMVAVTVKEARETWKQKGFVVQDIKEVKGGFDFAGFTMKKVTVKDLALFSRQLATLVNAGVSMVRGLGVMCDQCANPRLKIALTEVLDDVQQGTNFSDALRKHPKVFDKLYCAMVQAGETGGVLDDVLARLATLLEDSARLNNQIKSAMTYPIVVTSIAVLIFLAMCIFIIPVFDGVFKSLGGELPAFTQILVNISNFLKSPSVAIIPITIFALSFVYNRVYATPAGKLYLDGVFLKLPLFGDLVVKTAVARFARTFGSLSRAGVPILASLEITAETAGNLVISNAIDSARNAVREGGQIAPAMEKTEVFPVMALQMVSIGEETGEIDKMLMKVADFYENEVEEAVKALTSLMEPLMIVVLGGMVGSIIVGMYLPIFSIMDKIK; translated from the coding sequence ATGGCAAAGTTTAAGGGAACACTCAAGGACTCCCAAGGCAGATCGGTACAGCAGACAATGGTTGCTGTAACAGTCAAAGAAGCCCGTGAAACTTGGAAGCAAAAAGGCTTTGTTGTTCAAGATATCAAAGAAGTGAAAGGTGGCTTTGATTTCGCTGGCTTCACGATGAAAAAAGTGACCGTCAAGGACTTAGCTTTGTTCTCCCGACAATTAGCAACCTTGGTTAATGCTGGTGTATCAATGGTGCGTGGTTTAGGGGTAATGTGCGATCAATGTGCCAACCCTAGACTCAAAATTGCCCTAACCGAAGTTCTGGACGATGTGCAGCAAGGTACTAACTTCTCGGACGCACTGCGTAAGCACCCGAAGGTATTCGACAAGTTGTATTGTGCGATGGTGCAAGCTGGTGAAACTGGTGGTGTGCTAGATGATGTTTTAGCTCGTCTAGCCACATTACTGGAAGATTCGGCCCGCTTAAATAACCAAATCAAATCAGCGATGACCTATCCAATTGTGGTTACATCGATCGCTGTTTTAATCTTCTTAGCGATGTGTATTTTCATCATTCCCGTATTTGATGGCGTATTCAAGAGCTTAGGTGGTGAATTACCCGCATTTACACAAATATTGGTAAATATCAGTAACTTTTTAAAGAGTCCATCGGTAGCGATTATTCCCATTACTATCTTTGCTCTTAGTTTTGTTTACAACCGTGTTTATGCTACTCCTGCTGGCAAACTTTACCTTGATGGTGTTTTCTTGAAGTTGCCTTTGTTTGGCGATCTTGTAGTGAAGACAGCCGTAGCTCGATTTGCGCGGACTTTTGGCTCACTCTCTCGTGCAGGCGTACCAATTTTGGCTTCACTGGAAATTACGGCAGAAACCGCAGGTAATTTGGTGATTTCTAATGCGATCGACTCAGCAAGAAATGCCGTGAGAGAAGGTGGTCAAATTGCACCTGCGATGGAAAAAACGGAAGTATTCCCTGTAATGGCTTTGCAAATGGTCAGTATTGGCGAAGAAACTGGTGAAATCGACAAGATGCTTATGAAGGTCGCTGACTTTTATGAGAATGAAGTTGAAGAAGCGGTCAAGGCTCTCACAAGTTTAATGGAACCATTGATGATCGTTGTCTTAGGTGGAATGGTCGGTTCGATTATTGTCGGGATGTACTTACCGATTTTCTCGATTATGGACAAAATCAAATAA
- a CDS encoding thermonuclease family protein, translating into MNSKAGKKDAIAQSSPRTFIWVVLLVVFLTIANIAIAFMQPKEQINGEIWIINRVVSGQTVEATVVSNPNMTVQRVRLLGMSAPLKEQSPWGDRARQRLSDLIKEQKVILEFDVKQKDNSDRLLAYIWKDNLLVNQYLVAEGLAIADSYSPNVKYDARISRAQSKARLQELGIWDTQNPLRLSPRDFRRQLSN; encoded by the coding sequence ATGAATTCTAAAGCAGGGAAAAAAGACGCGATCGCCCAATCATCTCCGCGTACATTTATTTGGGTTGTACTGTTAGTTGTTTTTTTGACGATTGCTAATATAGCGATCGCCTTTATGCAGCCCAAGGAACAGATCAATGGCGAAATCTGGATTATCAATCGAGTTGTCAGTGGTCAGACAGTCGAGGCAACAGTTGTGAGTAATCCAAATATGACCGTGCAGCGAGTGCGACTGCTTGGGATGAGTGCGCCACTCAAAGAGCAATCTCCTTGGGGCGATCGCGCTCGTCAGCGTCTATCGGATTTAATCAAAGAGCAGAAGGTGATTTTAGAGTTTGATGTCAAGCAAAAAGATAACTCAGATCGCCTGCTTGCCTATATTTGGAAAGATAATTTATTAGTTAATCAATATTTAGTAGCCGAAGGGTTGGCGATCGCTGATTCCTATTCGCCCAATGTTAAATACGACGCAAGGATCAGTCGCGCCCAATCTAAAGCAAGATTACAAGAGCTAGGAATTTGGGACACCCAAAATCCATTACGCCTCAGTCCTAGAGACTTTCGCCGCCAATTAAGTAATTAA
- the miaA gene encoding tRNA (adenosine(37)-N6)-dimethylallyltransferase MiaA has product MMESIKQSVGLIVILGATATGKTSLAIALAKHLNAPILSADSRQVYRHFDIGTAKPNIEERQGVPHYLIDIIEPDQTLTLADYQDQAQTLIAKFHAEGITPILVGGSGLYIKAITAGLKIPRVAPQPELRSQFEELGQNYCYQVLKQVDPMGATKIHANDQIRTWRSLEVFYVTGHPLSEQQYEQPPSYPIVQIGLDCQDLDAYRKLVSDRTEQMFLNGWLDEIRDLQKLYGKDLPLLKTLGYGEMSDYLDNKTDLETAKLLTVTHTCQFAKRQRTWFRGSGNGNLPIHWLRSGSTWEDAIAQL; this is encoded by the coding sequence ATGATGGAATCGATAAAACAATCTGTTGGTTTAATTGTAATTTTGGGAGCAACAGCGACTGGTAAGACTAGTCTAGCGATCGCACTCGCCAAGCACCTAAACGCGCCAATTCTAAGTGCGGATTCGCGCCAAGTTTACCGTCATTTTGATATCGGTACGGCAAAACCAAATATCGAAGAACGTCAAGGCGTACCCCATTACTTGATTGATATTATCGAACCCGACCAAACTTTGACATTGGCAGATTATCAAGATCAGGCGCAAACTTTAATAGCAAAGTTTCATGCTGAGGGAATTACGCCGATTTTAGTCGGTGGCTCAGGCTTGTATATTAAGGCAATTACCGCAGGGCTAAAAATTCCTAGAGTAGCGCCTCAGCCTGAACTGCGATCGCAGTTTGAGGAACTTGGACAAAATTACTGCTATCAAGTTCTAAAGCAGGTTGATCCTATGGGAGCTACCAAAATCCATGCCAACGATCAAATTAGAACTTGGCGATCGCTAGAGGTTTTTTATGTAACAGGTCATCCCCTCTCAGAGCAACAATATGAGCAACCACCCAGTTATCCAATTGTGCAGATTGGTTTAGATTGTCAAGATCTCGATGCTTATCGCAAGTTAGTCAGCGATCGCACTGAACAGATGTTCCTAAATGGTTGGTTAGATGAAATTCGTGATTTGCAAAAGCTTTATGGAAAGGATTTACCGCTTTTAAAAACTTTGGGCTATGGTGAGATGTCTGACTATTTAGACAATAAAACCGATCTAGAAACTGCCAAGTTATTAACCGTGACCCATACTTGCCAATTTGCTAAACGTCAACGCACATGGTTTCGCGGTTCGGGTAATGGGAATTTACCAATTCATTGGTTGCGATCGGGAAGTACTTGGGAAGATGCGATCGCACAGTTATAA
- the tnpB gene encoding IS200/IS605 family element RNA-guided endonuclease TnpB — MYKAYKYRIYPTSEQETLLAKSFGCARWFWNYALNLCQETYKTTGKGLTRGCIQGLLPALKKEYEWLKEPYSQCLQVVALNLSTAYKNFFDKRAMLPKFKSKHGRQSISYPQNVKFDGDKINLPKIGLVHCQRHRDFEGDIKTVTVSRNPDGKHFVSVLVDDGKASPELVPVDKAIGFDVGLTHFAITSDGSKFDNPRFFIKHQHNLKRKQQKLSKKKKGSQNRKKARLAVAKVHSKIARCREDFLHKLSRKIVNENQVIAVENLNIKGMVKNHNLAKAISDVGWGMFCTMLKYKAESEGRQYIEIDRWFPSSKTCHVCLNRIDNLSLDVRAWTCRHCGTHHDRDVNAAINIRNEALRIISLGTSGSACGGDVSRSGKTSVLLDAIPVESGSQRCTA, encoded by the coding sequence ATGTATAAAGCATACAAATACAGAATCTATCCCACAAGCGAGCAAGAAACCTTGCTTGCAAAGTCTTTTGGCTGTGCGAGATGGTTCTGGAACTATGCCTTAAACCTATGTCAAGAAACCTACAAAACTACTGGTAAAGGGCTAACTAGAGGATGTATACAAGGCTTACTCCCTGCACTCAAGAAAGAATATGAATGGCTAAAAGAGCCGTACTCTCAATGCTTGCAAGTAGTCGCATTGAATCTATCCACTGCCTACAAAAACTTCTTTGATAAGAGGGCAATGTTGCCTAAATTCAAATCAAAGCATGGTAGGCAGTCAATTAGTTATCCCCAAAACGTCAAGTTTGATGGCGACAAGATTAATCTACCTAAGATCGGGTTGGTACACTGTCAGCGTCATCGCGACTTTGAAGGTGATATCAAAACCGTCACTGTTTCTCGTAATCCTGATGGTAAGCATTTTGTATCTGTCTTGGTTGACGATGGCAAAGCTAGTCCTGAATTAGTACCAGTGGACAAAGCTATTGGTTTTGACGTTGGATTAACTCATTTTGCGATTACCAGTGACGGATCTAAGTTTGATAATCCTAGATTCTTTATCAAACATCAACACAACTTAAAGCGCAAACAACAAAAGCTATCCAAGAAAAAGAAGGGTAGTCAAAACCGTAAAAAGGCAAGATTGGCAGTGGCAAAAGTTCACTCCAAAATTGCTAGATGTCGCGAAGATTTTCTGCACAAACTATCCCGCAAGATAGTCAACGAAAACCAAGTTATTGCAGTGGAAAATCTCAACATTAAGGGCATGGTCAAGAATCACAACTTAGCCAAAGCGATTAGCGATGTTGGATGGGGTATGTTCTGCACAATGCTTAAATACAAGGCTGAAAGCGAAGGAAGGCAATATATCGAGATTGATCGATGGTTTCCTAGCTCCAAGACTTGCCATGTATGCCTAAATCGGATTGACAACCTCAGTCTTGATGTCAGGGCATGGACTTGTAGGCATTGTGGTACTCACCATGACCGTGATGTAAATGCAGCGATCAATATTAGGAATGAAGCCTTGCGGATTATCTCGTTAGGAACTAGCGGGTCTGCCTGTGGAGGGGATGTAAGTCGATCTGGTAAAACTTCGGTTTTGTTGGACGCTATCCCCGTTGAATCAGGAAGCCAGCGCTGTACCGCCTAA